A genome region from Armatimonadota bacterium includes the following:
- a CDS encoding HepT-like ribonuclease domain-containing protein, with the protein MQLDEKDAGYLWDMLDAAKTALEFAAGYDAERYLRDRKLQLAVERLVEIIGEAARSVSSDFREAHPEIPWRRIIAQRHVLTHEYGEIRQGNMWVLICDYLPQLTKQLDALLPPHPAKD; encoded by the coding sequence ATGCAGCTTGACGAGAAGGACGCGGGATACCTCTGGGATATGCTGGATGCGGCCAAGACCGCGCTGGAGTTCGCGGCCGGCTATGATGCGGAGAGATACCTGCGCGATCGCAAGCTTCAGCTAGCCGTCGAGCGGCTGGTGGAGATCATCGGCGAGGCCGCGCGCAGCGTCTCTTCCGACTTCCGGGAGGCCCATCCTGAGATCCCTTGGCGACGCATCATCGCACAACGGCATGTCCTCACCCACGAATACGGCGAGATACGGCAGGGGAACATGTGGGTGCTGATTTGCGATTACCTTCCGCAACTGACGAAGCAGCTTGACGCGCTGCTTCCCCCGCATCCCGCCAAGGACTAG
- a CDS encoding FAD-dependent oxidoreductase, protein MHVIVPQAETPVLAQCDVLVCGGGPAGVAAAIAAARHGAEVVLLERWPCVGGMGTAALVNHWVRSDREKLVIFGLVDESARRLHERGWARWFPRTPHLYETHWVEPEGLKVVWHEMLQEAGVRTICNLVAGDPVIEEGRIRGVLTDTKAGRRAVTAGIVIDATGDGDVAAKAGLGFEYGRRADGRVQGMTMVYRLCGIDECRRQAMTDEEMEAIGEEMRALSRAGDLPPYGPAFNPCRHAKNRQMANMSPVAGDPLDEEELTALTARARRQAHEYVGFMRRRIPGFEQVEVEQTGFALGVRESRRIKGRKTLDADMVLSARKQPDAVGHGFWGIDIHDPLGSGYSTWHDRNESIMLPAGQSYHIPLGMCLNDDLPNLAVAGRCASATHEGLASVRLQSHCMVMGQGVGTAAALALQAGIEMTELEVAGLQDVLRADGVYLEQVPPAA, encoded by the coding sequence ATGCACGTAATCGTACCGCAGGCAGAAACACCGGTCCTGGCGCAATGTGATGTTCTCGTCTGCGGCGGCGGTCCTGCCGGGGTCGCCGCCGCGATCGCGGCGGCCCGCCACGGGGCCGAGGTCGTGCTGCTTGAGCGCTGGCCGTGCGTAGGGGGCATGGGGACGGCGGCCCTGGTCAACCATTGGGTGCGGAGTGATCGCGAGAAGCTGGTCATCTTCGGGCTGGTAGATGAGTCCGCCAGACGGCTGCACGAGCGCGGTTGGGCGCGCTGGTTTCCGCGCACCCCTCACCTCTACGAGACCCATTGGGTCGAGCCGGAAGGACTCAAGGTGGTCTGGCATGAGATGCTGCAGGAAGCCGGCGTGCGGACGATCTGCAATCTGGTGGCCGGCGATCCCGTGATCGAGGAGGGGAGAATCCGCGGCGTCCTGACCGACACCAAGGCTGGCCGCCGCGCGGTGACGGCTGGGATCGTCATTGATGCCACCGGTGACGGAGACGTCGCCGCCAAGGCCGGGCTGGGATTCGAATACGGGCGGCGAGCCGACGGTCGCGTCCAGGGAATGACCATGGTGTATCGCCTGTGCGGGATTGATGAGTGCAGGCGGCAGGCGATGACCGACGAGGAGATGGAGGCGATCGGCGAAGAGATGCGGGCGCTCAGCCGTGCAGGCGATCTCCCTCCCTATGGGCCTGCATTCAACCCCTGTCGCCACGCGAAGAATCGGCAGATGGCGAACATGAGCCCCGTCGCCGGCGACCCGCTCGACGAGGAGGAGCTGACAGCGCTCACGGCGCGCGCGCGGCGGCAGGCGCACGAATACGTCGGCTTCATGCGGCGCCGGATCCCCGGCTTCGAGCAGGTGGAGGTCGAGCAGACCGGTTTCGCCCTGGGGGTCCGCGAGTCGCGCCGGATCAAGGGTCGGAAGACTCTGGACGCCGACATGGTCCTCTCCGCCCGGAAGCAGCCCGATGCGGTCGGCCACGGCTTCTGGGGGATCGACATCCACGACCCCCTCGGTTCGGGCTACAGTACATGGCACGACAGAAACGAGAGCATCATGCTTCCCGCCGGGCAAAGCTACCATATCCCATTGGGGATGTGCCTGAACGACGACCTTCCCAATCTGGCAGTCGCCGGCCGGTGCGCCTCCGCGACCCACGAAGGGCTTGCGTCGGTGCGGCTTCAGTCTCATTGCATGGTCATGGGCCAGGGGGTGGGCACGGCGGCGGCGCTGGCGTTGCAGGCCGGGATCGAGATGACCGAGCTGGAGGTCGCCGGGCTGCAGGATGTGCTTCGCGCCGACGGCGTCTATCTCGAGCAAGTGCCGCCCGCCGCGTAG
- a CDS encoding nucleotidyltransferase domain-containing protein — translation MPLAIAVDRGRIEGFCRKWRVKELSIFGSALREDFHPDSDVDVLVELEEDAPWDAFGWVDMIEELEAILGRQVDLVDKAGLRNPFRRHAILRTREVIHAA, via the coding sequence ATGCCACTTGCTATCGCGGTGGATCGAGGGCGCATTGAGGGGTTTTGTCGGAAGTGGAGGGTTAAGGAACTATCCATCTTCGGCTCGGCGCTGCGGGAGGATTTTCACCCGGACAGCGACGTGGACGTACTAGTCGAGCTTGAGGAGGACGCTCCCTGGGATGCGTTCGGGTGGGTGGACATGATTGAGGAGCTTGAGGCGATTCTTGGGCGACAGGTAGATCTGGTAGATAAAGCGGGGTTGCGGAACCCGTTCCGCCGGCATGCCATTCTGCGCACCCGCGAGGTGATCCATGCAGCTTGA
- a CDS encoding alpha-L-fucosidase has protein sequence MTRKTTAGSQPDQPPWVYGREGMPVSPGIRRVAAPKRPPLSARQEWFKDRKFGMFIHWGVESIITHRPELAPPALPWSAADFDARSLGTELDRLGRSFAPAAWVDLAERAGQRYICFTTKHHLGFANYASRHSDYNTAMLGPRRDFLRSLANECHRRDMPLFAYLSLPDLHHPDCRPLDAAAWQRFMQHLLSQLEQLATDYGPLAGFWLDPGPWNGASYRYPMAEVEAFVRARWPETLVSSRDWDGAEQTFDRRVFLDDEGQVLDYELFPEGGGPQPEAWPFEVCDTIGGSWFHNPTDANRKDALTLIRRLVEVVGRGGNYLLNQGPLASGAVNPEDARPLEVVGAWLRKHGEAVYDTRPLGTPAQAWGWPVVRGETIYLHVLEWPGERLWLPGIEQPVSAARWLGGKPLRCDAAPEGITIHLPCAPPDEVDSIIVLEQ, from the coding sequence GTGACGCGGAAGACCACAGCCGGGAGCCAGCCTGACCAGCCGCCGTGGGTGTACGGCCGCGAGGGGATGCCGGTAAGCCCCGGCATTCGGCGGGTCGCGGCGCCGAAGCGGCCTCCGCTGTCGGCGCGCCAGGAGTGGTTCAAGGACCGCAAGTTCGGGATGTTCATCCATTGGGGGGTGGAATCCATCATCACCCACCGCCCGGAACTGGCGCCGCCGGCGCTGCCGTGGTCGGCGGCTGATTTCGACGCCCGGTCGCTGGGGACGGAGCTCGACCGGCTGGGAAGGTCGTTTGCCCCCGCCGCCTGGGTGGACCTGGCGGAGCGTGCGGGCCAGCGCTACATCTGCTTCACCACCAAGCACCACCTGGGGTTTGCCAATTACGCCTCCCGCCACAGCGACTACAACACGGCGATGCTCGGCCCGCGGCGCGATTTCCTGCGCTCGCTGGCTAATGAGTGCCACCGCCGCGACATGCCCCTGTTCGCCTACCTGTCGCTGCCGGACCTGCATCATCCCGACTGCCGGCCGCTGGATGCCGCCGCCTGGCAGCGGTTCATGCAGCACCTCCTCTCCCAGTTGGAGCAGCTGGCAACCGATTACGGCCCCCTCGCCGGTTTCTGGCTCGACCCCGGGCCGTGGAACGGGGCGAGCTACCGCTACCCGATGGCGGAAGTCGAGGCGTTCGTGCGCGCACGCTGGCCGGAGACATTGGTATCGTCGCGGGATTGGGATGGCGCGGAGCAGACTTTCGACCGCCGGGTGTTCCTGGACGATGAGGGCCAGGTGCTCGATTACGAACTGTTCCCTGAGGGCGGGGGGCCGCAGCCGGAGGCGTGGCCGTTCGAGGTGTGTGACACCATCGGCGGGTCATGGTTCCATAATCCGACGGACGCCAATCGCAAGGACGCGCTCACCCTTATCCGGCGGCTGGTGGAAGTGGTGGGGCGCGGGGGCAACTACCTGCTCAACCAGGGGCCGCTCGCGTCGGGCGCAGTCAACCCCGAAGACGCCCGACCACTGGAAGTGGTGGGCGCCTGGCTGCGCAAACACGGCGAGGCGGTATATGATACACGCCCCCTGGGCACGCCGGCCCAGGCGTGGGGCTGGCCGGTGGTCAGGGGAGAGACGATCTACCTGCACGTTCTCGAATGGCCGGGCGAGCGATTGTGGCTGCCGGGGATCGAGCAGCCCGTGAGCGCGGCGCGGTGGCTTGGCGGGAAGCCGCTGCGATGCGACGCGGCGCCGGAGGGGATCACCATCCACCTGCCGTGCGCGCCGCCGGATGAAGTGGATTCCATCATCGTGCTGGAGCAGTAG